A window of Hippoglossus stenolepis isolate QCI-W04-F060 chromosome 18, HSTE1.2, whole genome shotgun sequence contains these coding sequences:
- the LOC118125921 gene encoding arrestin domain-containing protein 3, whose protein sequence is MVLGKVRALAIYFDSLNENNLPAFSGGELVSGRVVVEVTGDVRVKSLDINARGVAKVRWTESRNAGANTAYTQNYTEEVEYLHHYDTLIGEERDEDCPEEGLTVLHAGLHEFAFSFNLPQMALATSFEGKHGSVRYWVKAELHRPWLLPVKVKKEFIVFEHIDINTPLLLAPQAGTKEKTLCCWFCASGPISLSAKIERKGYTPGESIQIFAEVENCSSRVVVPKAALYQTQTFYAKGKGKQIQQLVSNLRGDPLPQGKSQSWEGKLLKIPPVSPSILDCPIIRVEYALVVYVDVPGGLNLSLSLPLVIGTIPLHASSSRTSSISSNCSTLTWLGLSQTPEAPPSYSDLSISESHRRDCLQGCDRSDGEGEDQGSLLTYITEFRYLPPPVYSEVDPNPDPVEVCGAMDVRRPDMCPSR, encoded by the exons ATGGTGCTGGGCAAAGTGAGGGCCCTGGCGATCTACTTTGACAGTTTGAATGAGAACAACCTGCCGGCGTTCTCCGGTGGAGAGCTGGTGTCAGGGAGGGTGGTCGTGGAGGTCACCGGGGATGTGCGGGTGAAGAGTCTGGACATAAACGCGAGAGGAGTCGCCAAGGTCCGGTGGACCGAGTCGAGGAACGCCGGAGCCAACACGGCGTACACTCAGAACTACACCGAGGAGGTGGAGTACTTACACCACTACGACACCTTGataggagaggagagag ATGAAGATTGTCCAGAGGAAGGTCTGACTGTCCTGCACGCCGGCCTCCACGAGTTTGCTTTCAGCTTCAACCTGCCTCAGAT GGCTCTGGCCACGTCTTTTGAAGGGAAGCACGGCAGTGTGAGGTACTGGGTGAAAGCTGAACTGCACCGTCCATGGCTGCTCCCCGTGAAAGTCAAGAAAGAGTTCATTGTGTTTGAACACATCGACATCAACACACCACTGCTGCTG GCTCCTCAAGCTGGAACAAAGGAGAAGACTCTGTGCTGCTGGTTCTGTGCTTCAGGCCCGATCTCCCTTAGTGCCAAGATTGAGCGAAAGGGCTACACACCAG GCGAGTCTATCCAAATCTTTGCCGAGGTGGAGAACTGCTCATCCCGGGTTGTGGTGCCCAAGGCTGCGCTGTACCAGACCCAGACCTTCTATGCCAAGGGCAAGGGCAAGCAGATCCAGCAGCTGGTGTCCAATCTGCGAGGAGACCCCCTGCCGCAGGGGAAGAGCCAGAGCTGGGAGGGAAAACTGCTCAAAATACCTCCGGTGTCCCCGTCCATCCTGGACTGTCCTATCATCAGAGTGGAGTACGCCCTCGTG GTTTATGTGGATGTCCCGGGGGGCTTGAACTTGTCTCTCTCGCTGCCGCTGGTGATTGGGACCATACCTCTCCACGCCAGCAGCTCCCGCACTTCCAGCATCAGCAGCAACTGCAGCACTTTGACATGGCTGGGCCTGTCGCAGACACCTGAGG CACCACCAAGCTACAGCGATCTGTCAATATCAGAGTCCCACAGGCGAGACTGTCTGCAGGGCTGTGATAGGTCTGACGGGGAGGGAGAGGACCAGGGATCTCTGCTAACTTATATCACAGAGTTCAGATATCTTCCCCCGCCAGTCTACTCTGAG GTTGACCCTAACCCAGACCCTGTGGAGGTGTGTGGGGCCATGGATGTCAGGAGACCTGACATGTGTCCATCCCGCTGA